A genomic segment from Ptychodera flava strain L36383 chromosome 8, AS_Pfla_20210202, whole genome shotgun sequence encodes:
- the LOC139138546 gene encoding zinc finger SWIM domain-containing protein 3-like translates to MKVSTSHRNKGALDPKNFPYSDITFVCKHYGKPRIRGVNERPRQSYFASGCNVKLRLVYVEAMNNYKVTVLSTEHNHPISSQAFGWYPENRRLEDSELKQVEDLLQLNVDIRNIKNFVSEKTGKTVISKDIHNIKKNLDNKMSKGRSEGQKVVDRLLKLQQDDPNATTVVEMSSDDEFELLFFQTSNMKLLYNQYPDVLFIDGTYKVNIEGYPLYAFLIEDGEGKGRAVGYAFVKNEKKDTIHKLFDHVGAKNDLNKVKIVFLDKDFTEISAVKRSMQNAHIMLCTFHVLKYLKKKVSDLDIRKNLKSDIMKAISSLVYSYSEEIYRERLTELLKLSPKSFSSYFTDNWDSCREMWAHCYRKSLPTLGNNTNNRVESHNQKLKHIWDGHVI, encoded by the coding sequence ATGAAAGTGTCGACGAGTCACAGAAATAAAGGCGCCTTGGATCCCAAAAACTTTCCCTACAGTGACATTACATTTGTTTGCAAGCACTATGGCAAACCCAGAATCAGAGGTGTGAATGAACGTCCTCGTCAATCATACTTTGCATCTGGTTGTAATGTCAAGCTTCGACTGGTGTATGTTGAAGCAATGAACAATTACAAAGTAACAGTTCTTTCCACAGAACATAACCACCCTATTTCTTCACAGGCTTTTGGATGGTATCCAGAAAACAGACGACTGGAAGATTCTGAATTAAAACAGGTCGAAGATCTCCTACAACTAAATGTTGAcatcagaaatattaaaaattttgtttcagaaaAGACAGGAAAAACTGTGATCTCCAAGGACATTCACAATATCAAGAAAAATCTTGATAACAAGATGTCTAAGGGTAGGTCTGAGGGGCAGAAGGTTGTTGATAGACTTCTGAAATTGCAACAAGATGATCCAAATGCTACAACTGTTGTTGAAATGTCTTCAGATGATGAATTTGAACTTctgttttttcagacaagtaACATGAAGTTGCTTTATAACCAATATCCTGATGTCCTTTTCATTGACGGTACATACAAGGTAAATATTGAAGGCTATCCTCTGTACGCATTTCTGATTGAAGATGGAGAAGGTAAGGGTAGAGCTGTTGGATATGCATTTGTAAAAAATGAGAAGAAGGATACCATCCACAAATTATTTGACCATGTCGGTGCAAAGAATGACCTAAATaaagtaaaaattgtttttcttgacAAAGATTTCACAGAAATATCTGCTGTGAAGCGTTCCATGCAAAATGCGCATATAATGTTGTGCACATTCCATGTTCTAAAATACCTCAAAAAGAAAGTTAGTGACTTGGATATTAGAAAGAATTTGAAATCAGATATAATGAAAGCAATTTCATCTCTAGTATATTCCTATTCTGAAGAAATTTACCGTGAACGATTAACAGAATTGTTAAAGTTAAGCCCAAAATCATTTTCTTCTTACTTCACAGATAACTGGGACAGCTGCCGGGAAATGTGGGCTCACTGTTATAGAAAGTCTCTGCCAACTCTAGGAAACAACACAAATAATAGGGTGGAGTCACATAATCAGAAGCTGAAGCATATCTGGGACGGTCATGTCATCTGA